A region of Salmo salar chromosome ssa17, Ssal_v3.1, whole genome shotgun sequence DNA encodes the following proteins:
- the LOC106575320 gene encoding helix-loop-helix protein 2, whose protein sequence is MKRLKMMLSPDQADSDLGWGQSDAESVLNDLKVGCLSDEPMEGEGKTRSLAQPTLSREEKRRRRRATAKYRSAHATRERIRVEAFNVAFAELRKLLPTLPPDKKLSKIEILRLAICYISYLNHVLDV, encoded by the coding sequence ATGAAAAGACTGAAAATGATGCTGAGTCCAGACCAAGCTGATTCCGACCTCGGATGGGGACAATCCGACGCAGAGTCGGTGCTCAACGACCTCAAGGTCGGGTGCCTGTCCGACGAACcgatggagggggaggggaagacAAGGTCGCTGGCCCAACCGACCCTCagcagggaggagaagagacggaGGAGACGTGCGACTGCCAAGTACCGCTCGGCCCACGCCACGCGCGAGAGGATCCGCGTGGAAGCGTTCAATGTGGCCTTCGCTGAACTGAGAAAGTTGCTGCCAACTCTTCCCCCTGACAAGAAACTCTCCAAGATCGAGATCCTTAGACTTGCAATATGCTATATCTCCTATCTCAATCACGTTCTGGACGTCTAG